In Gemmatimonadaceae bacterium, the following proteins share a genomic window:
- a CDS encoding aminotransferase class I/II-fold pyridoxal phosphate-dependent enzyme, whose protein sequence is MSPSELAPPEILRRIEADADAQVGRAFMQIAADYFTQTRARDSRVSTPHTPAGLAARFDEPLPRDGHAIDEIIARIRADVVPDSNHLFHPRYAGHQIAGPLPAAVWTEAVTAALNQSVAVFEMSPVGTVLEHRVIAWMCALAGFGAEGGGTLTSGGTEATFTALLAARGAAIPDAWTNGVGADPPLLLCGEHAHYAVTRAGAELGIGMRHVLPIRSRDYRMDVDALHSALHELSRKGKRVMAVVATAGSTATGSIDDLDAIASLCDEHGIWLHVDAAHGGSALFSAKHRARLAGIERARSLAWDPHKMMLVPTQAGMILVRNERDLDAAFSQRAPYLFQGGHGERSWDQGTRNFICSRRADVLKLWVALQRHGADAFGAMYDYFCDLTRLVYDEVMERPDFEPLHEPECNILCFRYVGDRSRTDEQLDMLNREIRERYNVSGEGWITATNLDGRRVLRVTMMNPRTTATDVREILDGLARVARAIG, encoded by the coding sequence ATGTCACCATCCGAGCTCGCACCGCCCGAGATCCTTCGCCGCATCGAAGCCGACGCCGACGCGCAGGTGGGACGCGCGTTCATGCAAATCGCGGCCGACTACTTCACCCAAACACGCGCGCGCGATAGCCGCGTTTCAACTCCGCACACACCGGCTGGTCTCGCGGCTCGATTCGACGAACCGCTCCCGCGCGATGGTCATGCGATCGACGAGATCATCGCGCGCATTCGCGCCGACGTCGTTCCGGACAGCAATCATCTCTTTCATCCGCGCTACGCCGGCCATCAGATCGCCGGGCCGTTGCCCGCGGCAGTGTGGACCGAAGCCGTCACGGCCGCGCTCAATCAATCCGTCGCGGTCTTCGAGATGTCGCCCGTGGGGACGGTGCTCGAGCATCGCGTCATCGCATGGATGTGCGCGCTCGCCGGCTTCGGTGCGGAAGGTGGCGGAACGCTGACGAGCGGCGGGACTGAAGCCACGTTCACCGCACTGCTCGCGGCGCGCGGCGCGGCGATTCCCGATGCGTGGACGAATGGCGTCGGCGCCGATCCGCCACTGCTTCTGTGCGGCGAGCACGCCCACTATGCCGTCACGCGCGCCGGTGCGGAGTTGGGCATTGGCATGCGACACGTACTGCCGATTCGCTCGCGAGACTATCGCATGGACGTCGATGCGCTGCACTCCGCGCTGCACGAGTTGTCGCGAAAGGGCAAGCGCGTGATGGCCGTCGTCGCAACCGCCGGCTCGACAGCGACGGGGTCGATCGACGATCTCGACGCGATCGCATCGCTCTGCGACGAACATGGCATCTGGCTGCACGTCGACGCCGCGCACGGCGGCTCGGCGCTCTTCTCGGCGAAGCATCGCGCGCGACTCGCCGGCATCGAGCGCGCCAGGTCGCTTGCGTGGGATCCGCACAAGATGATGCTCGTTCCCACACAAGCAGGCATGATCCTCGTCCGGAACGAGCGCGACCTCGACGCCGCGTTCTCGCAACGCGCGCCGTATCTGTTTCAAGGCGGACACGGCGAGCGAAGCTGGGATCAGGGAACTCGTAATTTCATTTGCTCGCGACGCGCCGACGTGCTCAAGCTCTGGGTCGCGTTGCAGCGGCATGGCGCGGACGCCTTCGGCGCGATGTACGATTACTTCTGCGATCTGACGCGGCTCGTCTATGACGAAGTCATGGAGCGCCCCGACTTCGAGCCGCTCCACGAGCCGGAATGCAACATCCTGTGCTTCCGCTACGTCGGCGATCGATCGCGCACTGACGAGCAGCTCGACATGCTCAATCGCGAGATTCGCGAGCGCTACAACGTATCGGGCGAAGGCTGGATCACGGCGACGAACCTCGATGGCCGCCGCGTGCTGCGTGTGACGATGATGAATCCACGCACCACGGCGACCGACGTGCGAGAGATTCTCGACGGCCTGGCGAGAGTGGCGCGCGCGATCGGCTAA
- a CDS encoding 2'-5' RNA ligase family protein, producing MKPGLIIMAELRGEIAERVHAIQQQFDPRMAAELPPHITITGSSGMGPIAPDTGDDQVRSALEPIAAGTAPIVARLEPPMRFMQSPVVVMTIDPNGPIRALHEKIKLSGLSYEQPRFTFTPHLTLSFYPELARDRLRELLRFRIAEPILIDSIQAYRAIDLTRTVKVVDLPLGAV from the coding sequence ATGAAGCCCGGTCTCATCATCATGGCGGAGCTTCGCGGCGAGATCGCTGAACGGGTGCACGCGATTCAACAGCAGTTCGATCCGCGCATGGCCGCGGAGCTGCCGCCGCACATCACGATCACGGGTTCATCGGGCATGGGTCCTATCGCGCCGGATACGGGTGACGACCAAGTGCGGTCGGCCCTCGAGCCGATCGCCGCCGGTACCGCGCCGATCGTCGCGCGCCTCGAGCCGCCGATGCGCTTCATGCAGAGTCCCGTGGTCGTGATGACCATCGATCCCAACGGTCCCATCCGCGCGCTGCACGAAAAGATCAAGCTGAGCGGCTTATCATACGAGCAGCCGCGCTTCACGTTCACGCCGCATCTCACGCTCAGCTTCTATCCCGAGCTGGCGCGCGACCGGCTGCGCGAGCTGCTGCGCTTTCGCATCGCCGAGCCCATTCTCATCGATTCCATTCAGGCGTACCGCGCGATCGATCTGACGCGAACCGTCAAAGTCGTCGATCTCCCGCTGGGCGCCGTGTAA
- a CDS encoding phosphatase PAP2 family protein, whose translation MKSLCSLLLAATLAAPLVPLVPAAAQVDTIRPSHSLFTWRDGVLAAGFAVATVAIRPLDKAAANVLQNPYRQKNRVFKTAATIVRDVAQPGSYVIGASMFAAGKATHSERLAEVGLHGTEALAIGALFADGLKYTFGRARPFVDTVPNPDNWQLFRGTKGGNYQSFPSGHTTAAFAAAAAVSAETSRWYPELTYFLIGPVMYGGATAVGLSRMYNNRHWASDVIMGAAIGTFAGTKVVRYHRTHPGNKVDKSLLNIGWSPGHGLTLGVVR comes from the coding sequence GTGAAGTCACTCTGTAGTCTGTTGCTGGCTGCGACGCTCGCGGCGCCCCTGGTGCCCCTGGTGCCCGCGGCCGCGCAAGTCGATACGATCCGTCCCTCGCATTCCCTGTTCACCTGGCGTGACGGAGTGCTCGCCGCCGGCTTCGCGGTCGCGACGGTCGCCATTCGCCCGCTCGACAAGGCGGCGGCAAATGTATTACAGAATCCTTATCGTCAAAAAAACCGGGTGTTCAAGACGGCGGCGACCATCGTTCGCGACGTCGCGCAGCCGGGCTCCTACGTGATCGGCGCATCGATGTTCGCCGCCGGGAAGGCCACGCACTCGGAACGGCTCGCCGAAGTCGGTCTCCACGGTACCGAAGCGTTGGCGATCGGCGCGCTGTTCGCCGACGGGTTGAAGTACACGTTCGGTCGCGCGCGGCCGTTCGTCGATACGGTGCCCAATCCGGACAACTGGCAACTCTTTCGCGGCACGAAAGGCGGGAACTATCAATCGTTTCCGTCGGGGCATACGACGGCGGCGTTCGCCGCCGCGGCAGCCGTGAGCGCCGAAACGAGTCGGTGGTATCCCGAGCTCACGTATTTTCTCATCGGGCCCGTGATGTACGGCGGCGCCACGGCCGTGGGCCTATCGCGCATGTACAACAATCGGCATTGGGCGAGCGACGTGATCATGGGTGCCGCGATCGGCACCTTCGCCGGAACGAAGGTGGTGCGTTATCATCGTACGCACCCCGGCAACAAGGTCGACAAATCGCTTCTGAACATCGGTTGGTCGCCCGGACATGGGCTGACGCTGGGCGTCGTGCGCTGA